One window of the Pseudomonadota bacterium genome contains the following:
- a CDS encoding PAS domain S-box protein has product MLSPSPNRTIPATTTSTDKDRIRRRRETVIITILSVIIISLFYIEIKLPNLMPADLPILGNVLVFALININIILLLLLIFLILRNLLKLLLERKRKIVGFRLRTKLVVAFISLSLFPTILLFVAATGFIRYSLDNWFSTTFEASLDASLIIAQEYYDNLRRQNQGLALSLATEATRRGLMIGEKKEPMQKLIDDKRAEFSLDAIGVILSPGNQVVVLSLSDNLTYNQFLEGLDLGDRPPPRNRIIPLDSGAALVQGWAPVFSVWEGDEVIAMVVTVKFVPALLASRMESISGRYTAYKKAKNLELYIKSNYILTFVLITALITFISIWFGFYLAKDITAPVHELALATREIAGGNLDFSIDMVASDELGILVDSFNSMTQKLLVSRRESELAHQEMSRISSEHAERRRYIETILENINSGVIAIDRSGRITTINRAAERIFAFSAPEVQGRNYRNIFPAELIQKIRQYLKESQSDPHKESSIELTLPEINRYISVNFSPFYNDSRTYIGMLILINDMTDLVKAQKTVAWREVARRIAHEIKNPLTPIALSAQRIQRKYSGLTAEGDQVLQDCTSTIVKQVNELKSLVNEFSNFARMPQARPTLQNLNPLIEESLILYRQSHSRVSFSFIPDSRIPDFYLDHEQIKRALTNLLDNALAALEKTRDGQIWITSRLDKSLEMVIIEINDNGPGIDEKTMSRLFEPYFSTKKMGTGLGLTIVKTIINDHRGFIRVRENHLKGTCFVIELPIIKTI; this is encoded by the coding sequence TTGCTTTCACCATCACCCAATAGAACTATTCCGGCAACCACCACGTCGACCGACAAGGATCGCATCCGGCGCCGGCGCGAAACCGTGATCATCACCATCCTGAGCGTGATCATCATTTCCCTTTTCTACATTGAAATCAAGCTGCCCAACCTGATGCCCGCCGATCTGCCGATTCTCGGCAATGTTCTGGTTTTCGCCCTGATCAACATCAACATCATCCTGCTGCTGCTGCTGATCTTTCTGATTCTGCGCAACCTGTTAAAACTGCTGCTCGAAAGAAAACGTAAAATCGTCGGTTTTCGTCTGCGGACCAAGCTGGTGGTCGCCTTCATCTCGTTGTCTCTGTTTCCCACCATCCTTCTGTTTGTCGCCGCCACCGGATTTATCCGCTACAGCCTGGACAACTGGTTTTCAACCACTTTTGAGGCTTCTCTGGATGCTTCCCTGATCATCGCGCAGGAATATTATGACAACCTGCGCCGCCAGAATCAAGGCCTGGCCTTAAGCCTCGCCACCGAGGCGACCCGGCGGGGTCTGATGATCGGAGAAAAAAAGGAGCCGATGCAAAAACTGATCGATGACAAACGTGCTGAATTTTCTCTTGACGCGATCGGGGTTATTCTTTCGCCCGGCAACCAGGTCGTGGTTCTCAGCCTCAGCGACAACCTGACCTACAACCAGTTTCTGGAGGGACTTGACCTGGGCGACCGCCCCCCCCCCAGAAACCGCATCATCCCCCTAGACAGCGGCGCTGCCCTGGTACAGGGCTGGGCACCGGTTTTTTCGGTCTGGGAAGGGGATGAAGTCATTGCCATGGTGGTAACGGTAAAGTTTGTTCCCGCCCTGCTCGCCTCCAGAATGGAAAGTATTTCGGGAAGATACACGGCCTACAAAAAAGCCAAGAACCTGGAGCTCTACATTAAGAGCAATTACATTCTGACCTTTGTCCTGATCACCGCATTAATCACCTTCATTTCCATCTGGTTCGGTTTTTATCTGGCGAAAGACATTACCGCACCGGTCCATGAATTGGCCCTGGCAACCCGCGAGATCGCCGGCGGCAACCTCGATTTCAGCATTGACATGGTGGCCAGCGACGAACTCGGAATCCTGGTTGACTCATTTAACAGCATGACCCAAAAACTCCTTGTCAGCCGGCGTGAGAGCGAACTCGCCCACCAGGAGATGAGCCGCATCAGCAGTGAGCACGCTGAAAGACGACGCTACATTGAAACCATCCTTGAAAACATCAACTCCGGGGTGATCGCCATTGATCGCAGCGGTCGCATCACCACCATCAACCGGGCAGCGGAAAGAATCTTTGCCTTCTCCGCCCCCGAGGTTCAGGGCAGAAACTATCGCAACATCTTTCCCGCAGAACTTATTCAGAAAATCCGCCAATACCTGAAGGAAAGCCAGAGTGACCCGCATAAAGAAAGCAGTATCGAGCTGACCCTGCCTGAAATCAACCGCTATATCTCGGTTAATTTCAGTCCGTTCTACAATGACAGCCGGACTTACATCGGCATGCTGATTCTGATCAACGACATGACCGACCTGGTCAAGGCCCAGAAAACCGTGGCGTGGCGTGAGGTCGCGCGACGAATCGCGCATGAAATCAAGAATCCACTGACCCCCATCGCGCTTTCGGCCCAGCGCATTCAGCGCAAATACAGCGGCCTGACCGCCGAAGGCGATCAAGTTTTGCAGGACTGTACGTCAACCATTGTCAAGCAGGTCAATGAACTTAAATCGCTGGTCAATGAATTCTCCAATTTCGCCCGCATGCCACAAGCGCGACCGACGCTGCAAAACCTTAACCCCCTGATCGAAGAATCACTGATCCTTTACCGCCAGAGCCACAGCCGGGTCTCGTTCAGTTTTATCCCGGACAGCAGAATTCCGGATTTTTATCTTGATCACGAGCAAATCAAACGGGCCCTGACCAATCTGCTTGACAACGCCCTGGCGGCTCTGGAAAAGACCAGAGACGGTCAGATCTGGATTACAAGCAGACTTGACAAAAGTCTGGAAATGGTTATTATCGAGATCAACGACAACGGCCCGGGTATCGATGAAAAAACCATGTCACGTCTCTTCGAACCCTATTTTTCCACAAAAAAAATGGGTACCGGACTGGGTTTGACCATCGTCAAAACCATTATCAATGATCATCGCGGCTTCATCCGCGTCCGGGAAAACCATCTCAAAGGCACCTGCTTCGTAATCGAACTGCCCATCATAAAAACCATATGA
- a CDS encoding DUF4390 domain-containing protein yields MIKSKANYHLCALIFLLCTLLVLLQTGSNLHASGKKQIEFAVDHPPYLEEFVLSSENGQIRLSVEVANPFDQEIKSLLLNGVSQNITLHTEVKVNKLNLFLINFNRTLGKKVHVHQIQYDNLKRVFIVSNNSTGKTRETTSYKEALEEAASFRDITLLTSAQLEENRSYQIETFCEIRKVRLPFHLEYLFFFLSAWDRKSNSYTIDIPERLLSETMQR; encoded by the coding sequence ATGATAAAAAGTAAAGCCAACTATCATCTCTGCGCCCTGATCTTTTTGCTCTGCACCTTGCTGGTCTTGTTGCAAACGGGCAGCAATTTACATGCCTCCGGCAAAAAACAAATAGAGTTTGCCGTGGACCATCCCCCCTATCTTGAAGAATTTGTCTTGAGTTCGGAGAACGGTCAAATCAGGCTTTCCGTGGAAGTCGCCAACCCTTTCGATCAAGAGATCAAATCACTTCTTTTAAACGGTGTCTCGCAGAATATCACCCTGCATACCGAAGTGAAAGTGAACAAACTTAACCTGTTCCTGATTAATTTCAACCGCACCCTCGGCAAAAAAGTCCACGTCCACCAAATTCAATACGACAACCTGAAAAGAGTTTTCATCGTCAGTAATAATTCCACTGGAAAAACCAGAGAAACCACTTCTTACAAAGAGGCCCTGGAAGAGGCCGCAAGCTTTCGTGACATTACACTCCTGACGTCGGCTCAACTTGAGGAAAACCGTAGCTACCAGATTGAAACCTTTTGTGAAATCAGAAAAGTCCGCCTGCCTTTTCATCTTGAGTACCTGTTTTTCTTCCTCTCCGCCTGGGATCGCAAAAGCAACAGCTACACTATCGACATTCCCGAGCGTCTGCTTTCCGAAACGATGCAGAGATAG